One genomic segment of Ricinus communis isolate WT05 ecotype wild-type chromosome 5, ASM1957865v1, whole genome shotgun sequence includes these proteins:
- the LOC8265404 gene encoding dehydration-responsive element-binding protein 1E: MQTQFSDPYPFDKHESFSPSDSTTSRRAVHSDEEVLLATSYPKKRAGRRVFKETRHPVFRGVRNRNNDKWVCELREPNKKSRIWLGTYPTPEMAARAHDVAALALRGKSACLNFADSAWRLPVPVSTDPNDIRRAAHEAAELFRPQEFGGQVTRKFGSVVEQDAGEASSSDSKQEVSYIDEEDFLDMPGLLARMAERPLLSPPHYARNDGMELGDHLEADIDVSLWSYSV; this comes from the coding sequence ATGCAAACTCAATTTTCTGATCCCTACCCATTTGATAAGCATGAATCCTTTTCGCCGTCCGATTCCACCACCAGTCGTCGCGCTGTTCATTCTGACGAAGAAGTGCTGTTAGCCACGAGCTATCCGAAGAAGCGAGCTGGGCGGAGAGTGTTCAAGGAGACTCGACATCCTGTCTTTAGAGGCGTTAGGAATAGGAATAATGACAAGTGGGTCTGCGAGCTACGTGagccaaataagaaatcaagaATATGGCTTGGTACTTATCCTACTCCTGAAATGGCAGCTAGAGCACACGACGTTGCTGCATTGGCTCTTAGAGGAAAATCTGCTTGCCTTAACTTTGCTGACTCTGCTTGGAGGTTGCCTGTGCCTGTTTCTACAGACCCTAATGATATCAGGAGAGCTGCACATGAAGCCGCGGAGTTGTTCAGGCCTCAAGAATTTGGAGGCCAAGTGACAAGAAAGTTCGGGTCGGTTGTGGAGCAGGATGCTGGTGAAGCTTCAAGCAGTGATTCGAAACAAGAAGTATCATATATCGATGAAGAAGATTTTCTTGACATGCCAGGATTGCTTGCACGTATGGCAGAAAGGCCTTTACTTTCACCTCCGCATTATGCAAGGAATGATGGTATGGAACTGGGTGATCACTTGGAAGCTGATATTGATGTGTCTTTATGGAGTTATTCTGTTTGA
- the LOC8265405 gene encoding ethylene-responsive transcription factor ERF027 codes for MATDPYNLPTNLPQTQPLSAPSFDPNATTPIALDPLVSQFAPTNPCDNPYSCFNKPLLAMATTSSAPNKRHPFYRGIRSRSGKWVSEIREPRKTTRIWLGTFATPEMAAAAYDVAALALKGGDAILNFPGSVGSYPVPASSSSTDIRNAAIAAAAFKRNEMNSQELGQLQARMDDHNHTRTSSTTNLMSTTGPASDQGFVDEEALFHMPNLLVDMAEGMLLSPPRITSSDDSPGTSDGENLWSYF; via the coding sequence atggcAACTGATCCTTATAACCTACCCACCAATCTGCCCCAAACTCAGCCACTATCAGCACCATCCTTTGACCCTAATGCTACTACCCCAATAGCACTTGACCCTTTAGTGTCACAGTTTGCCCCTACAAACCCATGTGATAATCCTTATTCTTGTTTTAATAAGCCCTTATTAGCCATGGCGACTACTTCTTCTGCTCCTAATAAAAGGCATCCATTTTATAGAGGAATTAGGAGCAGAAGTGGAAAATGGGTTTCAGAAATCCGCGAGCCACGTAAAACTACTCGCATTTGGCTCGGTACTTTTGCAACACCTGAAATGGCTGCTGCCGCTTATGATGTGGCGGCGCTTGCCCTAAAAGGTGGAGATGCCATTCTCAATTTTCCAGGTTCTGTTGGTTCTTATCCTGTTCCTGCATCTTCTTCGTCTACTGATATACGTAATGCAGCTATTGCTGCTGCTGCGTTTAAAAGGAATGAAATGAACAGTCAAGAATTAGGCCAATTGCAGGCAAGGATGGATGATCATAACCACACCCGAACTAGTAGTACTACCAATTTGATGAGTACTACTGGACCTGCTAGTGATCAAGGTTTTGTTGATGAGGAAGCATTGTTCCATATGCCAAATTTGCTGGTGGATATGGCAGAAGGAATGCTGCTTTCGCCGCCAAGAATAACCTCTTCTGATGACTCTCCGGGAACTTCTGACGGAGAAAATCTATGGagctatttttaa